One window of Manihot esculenta cultivar AM560-2 chromosome 17, M.esculenta_v8, whole genome shotgun sequence genomic DNA carries:
- the LOC110604482 gene encoding carbonic anhydrase 2, with the protein MSLASINGWCLASLSPSQSSRRRPTFGPSVFATLNSSPVSSSSSSSSSSIPSLIRNQPVFAAPAPIINPTWREEMGKNSYDEAIEALKKLLNEKGELKASAAARVDQITAELQTASSDGKLFNPVERMKQGFVHFKKEKYEKNPALYGELAKGQSPKFMVFACSDSRVCPSHVLDFQPGEAFVVRNVANMVPPYDQVKYSGIGSAVEYAVLHLKVENIVVIGHSACGGIKGLMTFPFDGNKSTDFIEDWVSIGLPAKAKVLAEHGGADLPELCTHCEKEAVNVSLGNLLTYPFVRDGLVKKSLALKGGYYDFVTGSFELWGLEFGLSPPLSVKDVATILHWKL; encoded by the exons ATGTCGCTTGCTTCGATTAACGGCTGGTGTCTCGCCTCCCTCTCTCCGTCTCAGTCTTCTCGCCGGAGACCCACATTTGGTCCCTCTGTCTTTGCAACCCTCAACTCTTCTCCTGtttcttcatcttcatcttcatcttcatcttctatCCCTAGCCTTATCAGAAACCAGCCTGTTTTTGCAGCCCCTGCTCCTATCATCAATCCTACTTGG AGAGAAGAAATGGGAAAGAATTCATACGATGAGGCAATTGAAGCCCTCAAGAAACTCCTCAA TGAGAAGGGAGAGCTGAAAGCTAGTGCAGCTGCGAGAGTAGATCAGATAACAGCTGAGTTACAAACTGCTTCATCTGATGGCAAACTTTTCAACCCAGTTGAGAGAATGAAACAAGGATTCGTTCACTTCAAGAAAGAGAAATATGA AAAGAATCCTGCACTGTACGGTGAACTTGCCAAAGGCCAAAGCCCCAAG TTTATGGTGTTTGCATGCTCAGATTCCCGAGTTTGCCCATCACACGTGCTGGATTTTCAACCTGGAGAGGCTTTTGTGGTCCGTAATGTTGCTAATATGGTCCCACCATACGATCAG GTTAAATACTCAGGAATTGGTTCTGCAGTTGAATATGCAGTTTTGCACCTAAAG GTAGAGAACATTGTGGTGATTGGGCACAGTGCTTGTGGTGGAATCAAGGGGCTAATGACTTTCCCATTTGATGGAAACAAATCTAC TGACTTCATAGAAGATTGGGTGAGTATTGGGTTGCCTGCCAAGGCCAAGGTACTAGCAGAACATGGAGGTGCAGATTTGCCAGAACTATGCACTCACTGTGAAAag GAAGCAGTGAATGTGTCACTTGGAAACTTGCTGACTTACCCATTTGTGAGAGATGGGTTGGTGAAGAAAAGTCTAGCATTGAAGGGTGGCTACTACGATTTCGTTACCGGAAGTTTTGAGCTCTGGGGGCTTGAGTTTGGCCTCTCTCCCCCTCTATCT GTTAAAGATGTGGCCACCATACTTCATTGGAAGCTCTAG
- the LOC110604481 gene encoding uncharacterized protein LOC110604481, with amino-acid sequence MGNIMNKEPPPPMVLVPPLFDFPPLAARTRMLESSYNLLFGKLALKCLFEDYFEEARHFTTRIMLKPIDDPHVDLIATVSGPLDHKPEEKITGNALFRWQSDVDDPHTFMDLFVSNSDPILQMRSCAYYPRYGLGAFGIFPLLLRKRIASEDYGVMGLRYGLGNLSFGATLMPFAVKDELPKSAWLVSKFGRLTVGVQYEPQNGSKDAVKYKNLMNWSAAIGYGVGSGSPLSPSFNFCLELAKNSQFIASFYQHAVVQRRVKNPFEENEIVGITNYIDFGFELQTRVDDFQTSKDIPESTFQIAASWQANKNFLLKGKLGPLSSSLTLAFKSWWKPSFTFNISATRDRIIGKTAYGFGIRIENLREASYQRADPNFVMLTPSKEHLAEGILWKSGTRPMLQSDVNAGNFDNLPRELRPLGRML; translated from the exons ATGGGCAACATTATGAACAAGGAGCCACCGCCGCCTATGGTGCTCGTTCCGCCTCTCTTCGATTTTCCTCCCCTCGCTGCTCGCACCAG GATGTTGGAATCATCATATAACTTGTTATTTGGGAAGCTTGCTTTGAAATGCCTCTTTGAGGATTATTTTGAAGAAGCTAGGCATTTTACTACCAGAATTATGTTGAAGCCAATTGATGATCCTCATGTCGATTTGATTGCTACA GTTTCAGGTCCATTAGATCATAAGCCCGAGGAGAAAATTACTGGAAATGCATTATTTCGGTGGCAAAG TGATGTGGACGACCCTCATACATTCATGGACCTTTTTGTGTCAAACTCTGATCC GATTTTGCAAATGCGCTCTTGTGCTTACTACCCTAGATATGGTTTGGGAGCATTTGGTATTTTTCCACTCCTGTTGAGAAAAAG GATAGCTTCTGAAGATTATGGTGTCATGGGACTGAGGTATGGCTTAGGAAATTTATCATTTGGAGCCACACTTATGCCTTTTGCTG TGAAAGATGAGTTGCCTAAGAGTGCATGGCTTGTAAGCAAGTTCGGAAGACTGACTGTTGGAGTGCAGTATGAGCCACAAA ATGGAAGCAAAGATGCCgttaaatataagaatttaatgaaTTGGAGTGCTGCAATTGGCTATGGAGTGGGATCAGGGAGCCCCCTGAGTCCTTCTTTCAATTTTTGCCTTGAACTTGCAAAAAATTCTCAG TTCATTGCCTCATTTTACCAACACGCAGTGGTTCAAAGACGG GTCAAGAATCCATTCGAAGAAAATGAAATAGTTGGAATTACAAATTATATCGACTTTGGGTTTGAACTGCAGACGAG GGTTGATGATTTCCAAACATCAAAGGATATCCCAGAATCTACCTTTCAAATAGCTGCATCCTGGCAAGCCAATAAAAATTTCTTACTGAAG GGAAAGCTGGGACCTTTGAGCTCATCATTGACGTTAGCATTCAAATCATGGTGGAAACCATCATTTACTTTCAATATTTCag CTACAAGAGATCGCATTATTGGAAAGACAGCATATGGATTTGGCATCCGCATAGAGAATCTTAGAGAAGCCag TTATCAAAGAGCTGATCCAAATTTCGTGATGTTGACACCAAGCAAGGAACACCTGGCAGAGGGCATCCTTTGGAAAAGTGGAACGCGGCCAATGCTACAATCAGATGTAAATGCAGGAAATTTTGATAATTTGCCCAGGGAATTAAGACCGCTGGGAAGGATGTTGTAA